CCGCACCTACCTCCCGTCGGTCGGCTTCTTTTTCGCGGCCGCCGATCTCGCTTCGCGCGCGCTCCGATCGAGACGCCTTCTCGTCGCCTCGCTCGTCGCCGCATCGGTCGCGCTCGGCGTGCAGACCTCGCTCCGAAACCGCGTCTGGAAGGATGAGATCACACTCTGGACCGACTGCGCGGCAAAGGCGCCGCGAAAGGCGCGCCCGCGCGCGAACCTCGCCTATGCGTGGATCGACCTCGGGGAGAAGGCCCGGGCGCGCGAGGCTCTCGAGGAGGCGATCCGCATCGGGCCCGCGTATCCGGAGGATCTTGTCACGCTCGCCGAGCTTCGCTTCGAGACGGGCGATCTCGGCGGGTCGGAAGAGGCGCTCCGGGAGGCCCTCCGCCTCCGGCCGGAGTATGGGAGAGCGAGGCGGAACCTCGCGCAGGTCCGTCTCGCCAGGGGAGACGAGGTGGACGCTCTCAGGGAGGCAGAGGAAGCAGTCCGCCGGGAGCCGACCTACGCAGCCGCCTGGCTTCTTCTCGGGCGGCTTCGGCTCCGTTCAGGGGATGCCGAGGGCGCGGCCCGCGCGGCGGATGAGGCGTCCCGAGTGGGCGGAAGCACGATCGAGGCGGTTCTCCTCGGCGCGGAGGCGGACGCCGCTCGCGGGGATGGAACGGCCGCGCTTCACCGCCTGACCGCGCGCGACGTTGAGGGAAGTGGAGGGAACAGGGAGGACCTCGCGCGCGTCATTCGAACCCTCAGCGAGCTCGGAGACATCCGGCAGGCGATCGAAGCGGCGCGCCTCGGGGCCACATGGTTCCCGACGGATTCCCGGTTCCCCTACTACGCGGGAGCATCCCTCCTCTCCGCCGGACGGCCCGCCGAGGCGGCGGAGGCCCTCCAAGAGGCCAGGGAACGCGAACCGGACAACCAAACGATCCGCGGGCTCCTCGCCCTCTCTCTCGCTCGAGCAGGAAGGTCGGAGGAAGCCGCGCGCGAGGCCCGTTCGGTGCTCCAGGTCGATCCCCTAAACGCCGATGCCAAGGCCGTTCTCGAGGAGATGGAGCCCCTTCGAGAGGGCCCCCGCCTCTCCGCTGGGAACTGATCATGGGGTGTCTCTCGGCTTGCTTGTCCCGAAGTGCCCAGCATTCTGCCGACTGGTCATTTTCTGAGCAAGTCTCTCGCCCGGGGTTATTGTCCGGACGAACATGCCCCCGCGCGAGTCTTGTATCCCACGAAACAATAGAGCATTATACTACGGGTGATCGATCGGTGGTCCTCGGTCGCGGCATACCCCTTGCATTCCGGATCTCCGCCGGGCGGGAAATGGGCGCGGCCGCCCCTCCTTTCTTATGATCATGGCCGGGGGGTGTTTCCTGCGTCAACGGGGTTTGCAGCGGGGGAAGCCGGTGGGTCGTATGAAATGCAGGGCGCGCCGCGTCCCTCC
This genomic stretch from Candidatus Eisenbacteria bacterium harbors:
- a CDS encoding tetratricopeptide repeat protein, producing MRRAIVVLLAGAILAHAGIFRCGWHLDDNHTIVRNEAIGDLGAAFRGLLLSNRGLGNLTFTLNWLLSGSDTFFYHLANLLIHLANGLLVLAIARKLAPIGPRRDLLALGAGALFLFHPLATNSVTYIVQRYTSLATFFYLLAIAAYLRGREGQKNALLLAIAAALAASRIKEIALTLPLVLAWTEWVFPHGRGARRLLRVLPFVFVAGLIPATLVGARLGLGEALSEAMRSGTRETAEIGRIPYFWTQMHVVTTYLRLLVLPYGLTLDHDYPLTIGPDAATLAKALFLGAIAAAALWGRRRTPLASFGGGWFFLTLLVESSVFPIRDVIFEHRTYLPSVGFFFAAADLASRALRSRRLLVASLVAASVALGVQTSLRNRVWKDEITLWTDCAAKAPRKARPRANLAYAWIDLGEKARAREALEEAIRIGPAYPEDLVTLAELRFETGDLGGSEEALREALRLRPEYGRARRNLAQVRLARGDEVDALREAEEAVRREPTYAAAWLLLGRLRLRSGDAEGAARAADEASRVGGSTIEAVLLGAEADAARGDGTAALHRLTARDVEGSGGNREDLARVIRTLSELGDIRQAIEAARLGATWFPTDSRFPYYAGASLLSAGRPAEAAEALQEAREREPDNQTIRGLLALSLARAGRSEEAAREARSVLQVDPLNADAKAVLEEMEPLREGPRLSAGN